A genomic region of Phenylobacterium parvum contains the following coding sequences:
- a CDS encoding cation:proton antiporter, which produces MAHPAPGDFKDVILFLATAGVVVPLFRRWRISPILGFLVAGVLLGPSGLGALGAHAPWAAELTINSPKELAQLGELGVVFLMFMIGLELSWARLWLMRRYVFGLGALQVVGCGLIVALTAYFFGASVTASAAVGAAMALSSTAVVMPILTENRRQHVQAGRVTFAVLLFQDLAVAPILITLAIMGRDQGPALSPEVLASFAPAVLAVAALVGFGRFLLRPMMRSVARARSDELFMAACLLVVIGSGLLAAFAGLSMALGAFVAGLLLAETEFRHEVEQVIEPFKGLLLGLFFLAVGIGLDVGLVLEQPLQIAGVTFGLMALNSALIFGLARAFGLNWKAAAETALLLAASGEFAFVILASAMDLGVVPEALGQSLLVSATLSMMCIPLLAALGLRIAGRATSGVSEAPHAPGAAPDGRILLVGFGRVGRLVGEMLDRHGLPWSAIDQDASVVARARKSGRSLYFGDASRPGFLERCGLGSARALVITADADGDDVGAVETLVASVRDRRPDLAIFARARDSAQALRLYEMGVTDAVPETVEASLQLSEAVLVGVGTPVGPVIASIHARRDEFRRELNQGEGFLSKSRQKARVSTS; this is translated from the coding sequence ATGGCCCACCCGGCACCCGGAGACTTCAAGGACGTCATCCTGTTCCTGGCGACCGCCGGAGTGGTGGTGCCGCTTTTCCGGCGCTGGCGCATCAGCCCCATCCTCGGCTTCCTGGTGGCCGGGGTGCTCCTCGGGCCCTCCGGCCTCGGGGCTCTTGGCGCCCATGCCCCCTGGGCTGCTGAACTGACCATCAACTCTCCCAAGGAACTCGCCCAGCTGGGAGAGCTGGGCGTCGTCTTCCTGATGTTCATGATCGGGCTGGAGCTGTCCTGGGCCCGCCTCTGGTTGATGCGCCGGTATGTCTTCGGACTGGGCGCCCTGCAGGTCGTGGGCTGCGGCCTCATCGTGGCCCTGACCGCCTATTTCTTCGGCGCCTCGGTTACAGCCTCCGCCGCTGTCGGGGCGGCCATGGCCCTGTCCTCCACGGCGGTGGTCATGCCGATCCTCACCGAGAATCGTCGCCAGCATGTCCAGGCGGGCCGCGTGACCTTCGCCGTCCTGCTGTTCCAGGACCTGGCGGTCGCGCCGATCCTGATCACCCTGGCCATCATGGGCCGGGACCAGGGGCCGGCCCTCTCGCCCGAGGTCCTGGCCAGCTTCGCCCCCGCCGTCCTGGCCGTGGCGGCCCTGGTCGGCTTCGGGCGGTTCCTGCTTCGCCCGATGATGCGGTCTGTCGCCCGGGCCCGCAGCGACGAGCTCTTTATGGCGGCCTGCCTCCTCGTGGTCATCGGGTCCGGGCTGCTGGCCGCTTTCGCGGGGCTTTCCATGGCCCTCGGCGCCTTCGTCGCCGGCCTCCTCCTGGCCGAGACCGAGTTCCGACATGAGGTCGAACAGGTCATCGAGCCCTTCAAGGGACTGCTGCTGGGCCTCTTTTTCCTGGCGGTCGGGATCGGCCTGGATGTCGGCCTGGTCCTTGAGCAGCCCCTGCAGATCGCCGGCGTGACCTTTGGTCTCATGGCCCTGAACTCCGCCCTCATCTTTGGACTCGCCCGCGCCTTCGGCCTGAACTGGAAGGCCGCGGCCGAGACAGCCCTCCTGCTGGCCGCCAGCGGTGAGTTCGCCTTCGTCATCCTGGCGTCGGCCATGGATCTCGGCGTCGTCCCGGAGGCCCTTGGGCAGAGCCTCCTGGTGTCGGCCACCCTGTCGATGATGTGCATTCCCCTGCTGGCCGCCCTCGGCCTGAGGATCGCGGGACGGGCGACTTCCGGCGTCAGCGAGGCGCCTCACGCCCCGGGGGCTGCTCCGGACGGGCGCATCCTCCTGGTCGGCTTCGGCCGGGTGGGCCGGCTGGTGGGAGAGATGCTGGACCGCCATGGCCTGCCCTGGTCGGCCATCGACCAGGACGCCTCGGTGGTGGCCAGGGCGCGCAAGTCCGGCCGCAGCCTCTATTTCGGCGACGCCTCCCGTCCCGGGTTCCTGGAGCGATGCGGTCTCGGGTCCGCGCGGGCCCTGGTGATCACCGCCGATGCCGACGGCGATGACGTCGGCGCCGTGGAGACCCTCGTCGCCTCGGTGCGCGACCGGCGACCCGACCTCGCCATCTTCGCCCGGGCCCGGGACAGCGCCCAGGCCCTCCGGCTCTACGAAATGGGGGTCACAGATGCGGTTCCCGAGACGGTGGAGGCCAGCCTCCAGTTGTCGGAGGCTGTCCTCGTCGGGGTTGGAACGCCAGTCGGCCCGGTTATCGCCTCCATCCATGCGCGTCGCGATGAATTCCGCCGGGAACTCAATCAGGGCGAGGGTTTTCTGTCGAAAAGCCGACAAAAGGCGCGTGTTTCGACGTCCTGA
- a CDS encoding OmpA family protein, translating to MKFKLLAGAALAAVTIASGASAREVGWYGAVDLGYHWPLGLDMTSSNNAANGKPYDWSFNQAEDWTGFARLGYQVSSNWRVELEGGYRPGDIESVRGGASNAIVGLCTPGVVRTAAAPNCGSPSGDLKSITVMGNVIYDILPDSALNPFIGAGIGINNVKADAIVGQFSTITPVGPAATAANPAWQNLTVDDDDTAFAWQGIAGVAWAVTDRLDVDLTYRYLSGSDLTFASKGSHALQPGAFAGAYEDQSLTLGLRYSFAPPPPPPPPPPPPPPPPPPPPPPPPPPPAYEAKQFVVYFPFDQSVLTPEAQTIVTEAAEYAKAGNATRVIVVGHTDSSGSPAYNVRLSERRAKAVADALVGQGVGQQLMQVDWKGETQLAVATGDGVKEPLNRRSTIDINF from the coding sequence ATGAAATTCAAACTCCTGGCTGGAGCGGCTTTGGCCGCTGTGACCATCGCTTCGGGGGCTTCCGCCCGTGAAGTGGGCTGGTACGGCGCCGTTGATCTCGGCTACCACTGGCCCCTGGGCCTGGACATGACGTCCAGCAACAACGCCGCGAACGGCAAGCCCTACGACTGGTCGTTCAACCAGGCCGAGGACTGGACCGGCTTCGCCCGTCTTGGCTATCAGGTCTCCAGCAACTGGCGCGTTGAGCTCGAGGGCGGCTACCGCCCCGGCGACATCGAGTCCGTCCGCGGCGGCGCCAGCAACGCGATCGTGGGTCTCTGCACCCCCGGCGTGGTCCGCACCGCGGCCGCCCCGAACTGCGGCTCGCCCAGCGGCGACCTGAAGTCGATCACCGTGATGGGCAATGTCATCTATGACATCCTGCCGGACTCGGCCCTGAACCCCTTCATCGGCGCGGGCATCGGCATCAACAACGTCAAGGCCGACGCCATCGTCGGTCAGTTCTCGACCATCACCCCGGTGGGTCCGGCCGCTACGGCCGCCAACCCCGCCTGGCAGAACCTGACGGTTGACGACGACGACACCGCCTTCGCCTGGCAGGGCATCGCCGGCGTGGCTTGGGCGGTCACCGACCGTCTGGACGTCGACCTGACCTACCGCTACCTCAGCGGCTCGGACCTGACCTTCGCGTCCAAGGGCAGCCATGCCCTGCAGCCCGGCGCCTTCGCCGGCGCGTATGAGGACCAGTCCCTGACCCTGGGCCTGCGTTACTCCTTCGCTCCGCCGCCGCCGCCGCCGCCGCCGCCTCCCCCGCCGCCGCCGCCTCCGCCTCCCCCGCCGCCGCCGCCTCCGCCGCCGCCGGCCTACGAGGCGAAGCAGTTCGTGGTCTACTTCCCGTTCGACCAGTCGGTCCTGACGCCGGAAGCCCAGACCATCGTCACCGAGGCGGCTGAGTACGCCAAGGCTGGCAACGCGACCCGCGTGATCGTGGTCGGCCACACCGACTCGTCCGGTTCGCCGGCTTACAACGTCCGCCTCTCCGAGCGCCGGGCCAAGGCCGTCGCCGACGCTCTCGTCGGCCAGGGCGTGGGCCAGCAGCTGATGCAGGTGGACTGGAAGGGTGAAACCCAACTCGCGGTCGCCACCGGCGACGGCGTGAAGGAGCCCCTGAACCGCCGCTCGACGATCGACATCAACTTCTGA
- a CDS encoding ribonucleoside-diphosphate reductase subunit alpha, with product MSGGEAVRLTVEAKAEAAPERLERPQLQLVRKVQVDRSRDALLTDFGKTTLEDRYLLPGESYQDMFARVATAYADDAEHAQRVYDYISRLWFMPATPVLSNGGADRGLPISCFLNAVNDSLDGIQGVWNENVALASNGGGIGTYWGGVRSIGEKVKGAGQTSGIIPFIRVMDSLTLAISQGSLRRGSAAVYLDIHHPEIEEFLEIRKPSGDFNRKSLNLHHGISITDEFMEAVRDGAPFGLRSPKTGEVIREVDARSLWQKILEIRLQTGEPYLIFSDAVNRSMPQHQRDLGLAVRQSNLCSEIMLHTGLDHLGKERTAVCCLSSVNAETFLEWRDHPTFIEDVMRFLDNVLEDFITRAPSSMANAIYAARRERSVGLGLMGFHSFLQMQNVPFESAMAKSWNMRLFKHLRRQCDAASRVLAAERGPCPDAAERGVMERFSHKLAIAPTASISIICGGTSAGIEPIPANIYTHKTLSGTFAVRNPYLERLLEARGQNIPSVWDSILENEGSVQHLDCLTQDEKDVYKTAFELDQRWVIELAADRTPDICQSQSVNIFLPGDVDKWDLHMLHWSAWEQGCKSLYYLRSKSVQRAAHAGAEAVASIALVEEGRTDYEECLACQ from the coding sequence ATGAGCGGTGGTGAAGCAGTCAGGCTGACGGTCGAGGCAAAGGCCGAGGCCGCGCCGGAACGACTGGAGCGTCCCCAGCTTCAGCTGGTCCGGAAGGTCCAGGTGGACCGTTCCCGCGACGCCCTCCTGACCGATTTCGGCAAGACCACCCTGGAGGACCGCTATCTCCTCCCGGGCGAGTCCTACCAGGACATGTTCGCCCGCGTGGCGACGGCCTACGCTGACGACGCCGAACACGCCCAGCGGGTCTACGACTACATCTCCCGTCTCTGGTTCATGCCGGCGACCCCGGTCCTGTCCAATGGCGGTGCGGACCGCGGCCTGCCCATTTCCTGCTTCCTGAACGCCGTGAACGACTCCCTCGACGGCATCCAGGGCGTCTGGAACGAGAACGTCGCCCTGGCCTCAAATGGCGGCGGCATCGGCACCTACTGGGGCGGCGTCCGCTCCATCGGCGAGAAGGTCAAGGGCGCCGGCCAGACCAGCGGCATCATCCCCTTCATCCGGGTCATGGACAGCCTGACCCTGGCCATCAGCCAGGGCTCCCTGCGCCGCGGATCCGCGGCGGTCTATCTCGACATCCACCATCCGGAGATCGAGGAGTTCCTCGAGATCCGCAAGCCGTCGGGCGACTTCAACCGCAAGTCCCTGAACCTGCACCACGGCATCTCCATCACGGACGAGTTCATGGAGGCGGTCCGGGACGGGGCGCCCTTCGGCCTGCGCTCGCCCAAGACCGGTGAGGTCATCCGCGAGGTCGACGCCCGCAGCCTCTGGCAGAAGATCCTCGAGATCCGCCTGCAGACGGGCGAGCCCTACCTGATCTTCTCCGACGCCGTGAACCGCTCCATGCCCCAGCACCAGAGGGACCTGGGCCTGGCCGTGCGCCAGTCCAACCTCTGCTCGGAGATCATGCTGCACACCGGCCTCGACCACCTGGGCAAGGAGCGCACGGCGGTGTGCTGCCTGTCCTCGGTGAATGCCGAGACCTTCCTGGAGTGGCGCGATCACCCGACCTTCATCGAGGACGTCATGCGTTTCCTCGACAACGTGCTCGAGGACTTCATCACCCGGGCGCCCTCCAGCATGGCGAACGCCATCTACGCCGCCCGGCGCGAGCGGTCGGTGGGCCTGGGCCTGATGGGCTTCCATTCCTTCCTGCAGATGCAGAACGTTCCCTTCGAGTCCGCCATGGCCAAGTCCTGGAACATGCGGCTCTTCAAGCACCTGCGCCGCCAGTGCGACGCCGCCTCGCGGGTCCTGGCCGCCGAGCGCGGGCCCTGCCCGGACGCCGCCGAGCGCGGGGTCATGGAGCGCTTCTCGCACAAGCTGGCCATTGCCCCGACCGCCTCGATCTCGATCATCTGCGGCGGGACCAGTGCGGGGATCGAGCCGATCCCGGCCAACATCTACACCCACAAGACCCTGTCGGGGACCTTCGCGGTCCGGAACCCTTACCTTGAGCGCCTCCTGGAGGCCCGGGGCCAGAATATCCCGTCGGTCTGGGACTCCATCCTCGAGAACGAGGGCTCGGTGCAGCACCTCGATTGCCTGACCCAGGATGAGAAGGACGTCTACAAGACCGCCTTCGAGCTCGACCAGCGCTGGGTGATCGAGCTGGCCGCCGACCGGACGCCGGACATCTGCCAGTCCCAGTCGGTGAACATCTTCCTGCCGGGAGACGTCGACAAGTGGGACCTCCACATGCTGCACTGGTCGGCCTGGGAGCAGGGGTGCAAGTCGCTCTACTACCTGCGTTCCAAGTCGGTGCAGAGGGCGGCCCACGCCGGCGCCGAAGCCGTCGCCAGCATCGCGCTGGTCGAGGAAGGGCGTACCGACTACGAGGAATGCCTGGCCTGCCAGTAG
- a CDS encoding ribonucleotide-diphosphate reductase subunit beta, giving the protein MTVPAKSALPGLLTPSYAYKPFRYPWAYEFWKRQQQVHWMPEEVPLGEDLKDWAAKLNDRERNLLTQIFRFFTQSDVEVNDNYMERYSRVFRPTEIKMMLASFSNMETIHIAAYALLLETIGMPDSEFTAFLEFQELKAKHDYMQQFGVDTEADIARTLAMFGAFTEGLQLFASFAMLMNFPRHNKMKGMGQIVSWSVRDESLHCEGIIKLYHAFNQETGAVTPAVADDIVDCCKTVVSLEDKFIDLAFSAGEVQGMTPEDIKAYIRFIADWRLRQLALPEVYGVKENPLPWLQSMLSGVEHANFFEARSTEYSKAATRGQWHGDAGVWTEFDRLMSRRTAPAEPAE; this is encoded by the coding sequence CTGACCGTGCCCGCCAAGTCCGCCCTGCCTGGCCTGCTCACGCCGTCCTACGCCTACAAGCCCTTCCGCTATCCCTGGGCCTATGAGTTCTGGAAGCGCCAGCAGCAGGTCCACTGGATGCCCGAGGAAGTGCCCCTCGGCGAGGACCTCAAGGACTGGGCCGCCAAGCTCAACGACCGCGAGCGGAACCTGCTGACCCAGATCTTCCGCTTCTTCACCCAGTCGGACGTCGAGGTGAACGACAACTACATGGAGCGCTACTCGCGCGTCTTCCGTCCGACCGAGATCAAGATGATGCTGGCCTCGTTCTCCAACATGGAGACGATCCACATCGCCGCCTACGCCCTGCTGCTCGAGACCATCGGCATGCCCGATTCCGAGTTCACGGCCTTCCTGGAGTTCCAGGAGCTGAAGGCCAAGCACGACTATATGCAGCAGTTCGGGGTCGACACCGAGGCCGACATCGCCCGGACCCTGGCCATGTTCGGCGCCTTCACCGAGGGGCTCCAGCTGTTCGCCAGCTTCGCCATGCTGATGAACTTCCCCCGCCACAACAAGATGAAGGGCATGGGGCAGATCGTGTCCTGGTCGGTGCGCGACGAGAGCCTACACTGCGAGGGCATCATCAAGCTCTACCATGCCTTCAACCAGGAGACCGGGGCGGTCACGCCGGCCGTGGCCGACGACATCGTCGACTGCTGCAAGACCGTGGTCAGCCTGGAAGACAAGTTCATCGACCTGGCCTTCTCCGCCGGCGAGGTCCAGGGCATGACCCCGGAGGACATCAAGGCCTACATCCGCTTCATCGCGGACTGGCGCCTGCGCCAGCTGGCCCTGCCGGAGGTCTACGGGGTGAAGGAAAATCCCCTGCCCTGGCTGCAGTCCATGCTGTCCGGCGTCGAGCACGCCAACTTCTTCGAGGCGCGCTCCACCGAGTATTCCAAAGCCGCCACCCGCGGCCAGTGGCATGGGGACGCCGGGGTCTGGACCGAGTTCGACCGCCTCATGTCGCGCCGGACGGCGCCCGCCGAACCGGCCGAGTAG
- the htpX gene encoding zinc metalloprotease HtpX, with the protein MRNTLRTFTLLAALTAIFVGIGYSMGGPNGMIIAFGLAVAMNAFSYWNSDKIVLKMYRAQAVDASHPDPLVRNYASDVIELAGRAQMPLPKIYIIDQDQPNAFATGRNPDHAAVAATRGLLRMLDRREIRGVMAHELAHVKHRDTLTMTVTATIAGAISTLANLAAFSGASSNGERRGGGLLGLMVMILAPIAAALVQMAISRSREYEADRGGAEISGDPEALASALRKIEAYARGVPNPDAEANPATSHMFIINPLSGQGMDNLFSTHPSTANRVAALMDLSDQTRA; encoded by the coding sequence ATGCGCAACACCCTTCGCACCTTCACCCTGCTGGCCGCCCTGACGGCCATCTTCGTGGGGATTGGCTACAGCATGGGCGGCCCGAACGGCATGATCATCGCCTTTGGCCTTGCCGTGGCGATGAACGCCTTCAGCTACTGGAACTCGGACAAGATCGTCCTGAAGATGTACCGGGCCCAGGCGGTGGACGCCTCGCATCCCGACCCCCTGGTCCGGAACTACGCCTCCGACGTGATCGAACTCGCTGGGCGGGCGCAGATGCCGCTGCCCAAGATCTACATCATCGACCAGGACCAGCCGAATGCGTTTGCGACCGGCCGCAATCCCGACCACGCCGCGGTCGCCGCGACCCGGGGCCTGCTCCGCATGCTGGATCGCCGGGAGATCCGCGGCGTGATGGCGCACGAGCTCGCGCACGTGAAGCACCGCGACACCCTGACCATGACCGTGACGGCGACCATCGCCGGCGCCATCTCCACCCTGGCCAATCTCGCCGCCTTCAGCGGCGCCTCGAGCAATGGTGAGCGGCGGGGCGGCGGCCTCCTGGGCCTGATGGTCATGATCCTGGCGCCCATCGCCGCAGCCCTGGTCCAGATGGCCATCAGCCGCAGCCGCGAGTACGAGGCCGACCGGGGCGGCGCCGAGATCTCGGGAGACCCCGAGGCCCTGGCCAGCGCCCTTCGGAAGATCGAGGCCTACGCCCGCGGGGTGCCCAACCCCGACGCCGAGGCCAATCCGGCGACCAGCCACATGTTCATCATCAACCCGCTCTCGGGCCAGGGGATGGACAACCTGTTCTCGACCCACCCGTCGACCGCCAACCGCGTGGCGGCCCTGATGGACTTGTCAGACCAGACCCGGGCCTGA
- a CDS encoding dicarboxylate/amino acid:cation symporter, with protein MRLFNIFVIASMVLGVLAGWAAHTFMSVEQAASFAEGLSVITTIFLRMIKMIIAPLVFATLVAGIAHMEDAAAVGRVGVKSIAWFLLASIVSLTVGLLMVHLIQPGAGMALDPTALADRAVAPAAKLTLKEFLTTHLVPDSIIKAMANNEILPIVIFSLFIGTAVASIDDRAPAVLNLVEQVSAIMLKVTGYVMLVSPAAIFASLASVIATKGLDILGAYAKFVGGFYLSLGVLWTLLLAALILIVGLKGLKLIAGIREPMLLAFSTASSEAAYPGTLAALQKFGVSRKVASFVLPLGYSFNLDGSMMYCTFATLFIAQIYGIELTLMQQITMLGLLMVTSKGMAGVPKASIVVIAATLAYFGLPEAGIGIILAVDQLLDMGRSATNVVGNSVASAVVAKWENQIEDPEAAEARPA; from the coding sequence ATGCGCCTGTTCAATATCTTCGTCATCGCCTCGATGGTCCTGGGCGTGCTGGCCGGATGGGCCGCCCACACCTTCATGTCGGTGGAACAGGCGGCGTCCTTCGCCGAAGGCCTGTCGGTCATCACCACCATCTTCCTGCGCATGATCAAGATGATCATCGCCCCCCTGGTCTTTGCGACCCTGGTGGCGGGCATCGCCCACATGGAGGACGCCGCGGCCGTGGGCCGGGTGGGGGTCAAGTCCATCGCCTGGTTCCTGCTGGCCTCCATCGTCTCCCTGACGGTGGGCCTCCTGATGGTGCACCTGATCCAGCCCGGGGCCGGAATGGCCCTGGACCCGACCGCCCTCGCGGACCGGGCGGTCGCGCCAGCGGCCAAGCTGACCCTCAAGGAGTTCCTGACCACTCACCTGGTGCCGGATTCCATCATCAAGGCCATGGCCAACAACGAGATCCTGCCCATCGTGATCTTCTCGCTGTTCATCGGCACGGCGGTGGCCTCCATCGACGACCGTGCGCCTGCGGTGCTGAACCTGGTGGAGCAGGTCTCGGCGATCATGCTGAAGGTCACCGGATACGTCATGCTGGTGTCCCCCGCGGCCATCTTCGCCTCTCTGGCCTCGGTCATCGCCACCAAGGGCCTGGATATCCTGGGGGCCTACGCCAAGTTCGTCGGCGGGTTCTACCTGTCGCTGGGCGTGCTCTGGACCCTGCTCCTGGCCGCCCTGATCCTGATCGTGGGCCTGAAAGGGCTGAAGCTGATCGCCGGCATCCGCGAGCCCATGCTGCTGGCCTTCTCGACCGCTTCGTCCGAGGCGGCCTATCCCGGCACCCTGGCCGCCCTCCAGAAGTTCGGCGTCTCCCGCAAGGTGGCCAGCTTCGTCCTGCCGCTCGGCTACTCGTTCAACCTGGACGGGTCGATGATGTACTGCACCTTCGCCACCCTGTTCATCGCCCAGATCTACGGGATCGAGCTGACGCTGATGCAGCAGATCACCATGCTGGGCCTGCTGATGGTGACGTCGAAGGGCATGGCCGGCGTACCCAAGGCTTCCATCGTCGTGATCGCCGCCACCCTGGCCTATTTCGGACTGCCCGAGGCGGGGATCGGCATCATCCTGGCCGTGGACCAGCTGCTGGACATGGGGCGCTCGGCCACCAACGTGGTCGGCAACTCCGTGGCCAGCGCCGTCGTGGCGAAGTGGGAGAACCAGATCGAGGATCCGGAGGCGGCGGAGGCCCGGCCCGCCTGA
- a CDS encoding AMP nucleosidase: MKEHVQAERICDQLEAEYAASVTTLRNALRDFLAGGAPPDPALRASGAFAYPSLRLEWPPGRDYPRLARAYARLGAPGAYETTVTRPSHFRDFLVEQLSLLMADFDVTVSVGRSTQEIPFAYVLDASVDLAQADVGAAEIARHFPSTELAHIGDEVADGLWVSPSEAPRPLALFDGLRTDFSLARLTHYTGTPAEHVQSYVLFTNYHRYVDEFVRWSCERLRSDEGYTALSTAGGVLVTRDTPDPEQVVADAPWRRHQMPAYHLMAPGRRGITLVNIGVGPSNAKTITDHLAVLRPQAWLMIGHCGGLRGSQTIGDYVLAHAYLRDDHVLDDVLPPEIPIPPIAEVQVALGRAAEIVTGESGEALKRRLRTGTVVTTDDRNWELRYSSSALRFNQSRAVAIDMESATIAAQGYRFRVPYGTLLCVSDKPLHGEIKLPGQANAFYDRAIGQHLQIGLACVDLLRREGAGLHSRKLRSFDEPPFR, translated from the coding sequence ATGAAGGAACACGTCCAAGCCGAACGAATCTGCGATCAGCTGGAGGCTGAATACGCGGCCTCCGTCACCACCCTGCGCAACGCCCTGAGGGATTTCCTTGCCGGCGGCGCCCCGCCGGATCCGGCCCTGAGGGCCTCCGGGGCCTTCGCCTATCCCAGCCTCAGGCTCGAGTGGCCCCCCGGCCGGGACTATCCGCGTCTGGCCCGGGCCTATGCCCGCCTTGGCGCCCCGGGCGCCTATGAGACCACCGTCACCCGGCCCAGCCACTTCCGCGACTTCCTGGTCGAGCAGCTGTCCCTGCTCATGGCCGACTTCGACGTGACGGTCAGCGTCGGGCGCTCCACCCAGGAGATTCCCTTCGCCTACGTGCTCGACGCCTCGGTGGACCTTGCCCAGGCCGACGTCGGGGCGGCGGAAATCGCCCGGCACTTTCCCAGCACCGAGCTCGCGCACATCGGCGACGAGGTGGCGGATGGACTCTGGGTCTCGCCCTCCGAGGCGCCACGGCCCCTGGCCCTCTTCGACGGCCTGCGCACCGATTTCTCCCTGGCCCGGCTGACCCACTACACCGGGACCCCGGCCGAGCACGTCCAGTCCTATGTCCTCTTCACCAACTATCATCGCTACGTCGACGAGTTCGTGCGCTGGTCCTGCGAGCGGCTCCGGTCAGACGAGGGCTACACCGCCCTGTCCACCGCCGGCGGCGTCCTCGTCACCCGCGACACCCCTGATCCCGAGCAGGTCGTGGCCGACGCCCCCTGGCGGCGTCACCAGATGCCGGCCTATCACCTCATGGCGCCGGGCCGCCGGGGCATCACCCTGGTCAACATCGGCGTCGGCCCGTCCAACGCCAAGACCATCACCGACCACCTGGCCGTGCTTCGTCCCCAGGCCTGGCTGATGATCGGCCATTGCGGCGGCCTCAGGGGCTCCCAGACCATCGGCGACTATGTCCTGGCCCACGCCTACCTGCGCGACGACCACGTCCTGGACGACGTCCTGCCGCCGGAGATCCCCATCCCGCCCATCGCCGAGGTCCAGGTCGCCCTGGGCCGGGCCGCCGAAATCGTCACGGGCGAGAGCGGAGAGGCCCTGAAGCGCCGGCTCCGCACGGGCACGGTGGTGACCACCGACGACCGTAACTGGGAGCTGCGCTATTCCTCCAGCGCCCTCCGGTTCAACCAGTCCCGGGCCGTGGCTATCGACATGGAAAGCGCCACCATCGCCGCCCAGGGCTACAGGTTCCGGGTGCCCTACGGCACCCTCCTGTGCGTCTCCGACAAGCCCCTGCACGGCGAGATCAAGCTGCCCGGCCAGGCCAACGCCTTCTACGACCGGGCGATCGGCCAGCACCTGCAGATCGGCCTCGCCTGCGTGGACCTGCTGCGCCGCGAGGGGGCCGGCCTGCACTCGCGAAAGCTGCGCAGCTTCGACGAGCCGCCCTTCCGCTGA
- a CDS encoding pyridoxal-phosphate-dependent aminotransferase family protein: MQSFQPPRRILMGPGPSDVSPRVLAALARPTVGHLDPAFQDLMEEIKAALARLFNAPGHACVPLPAPGTAGMEAALMNLLEPGDRAVIAVNGVFGGRMVDMAGRAGAEVVRVDAPWGQPVDVAAVEAALASGPAKVLAFVHAETSTGVRSDAAALCALARRHGALSIVDCVTSLGGVPVDAAAWDADVLYSGTQKCLSAPPGLSPVAFSPRALEAVAARKSPVRNWLLDVSLLMSYWGGEGGRTYHHTAPINALYGLHESLVALFEEGQQAVFVRHARMHEALVAGLEALGLEMLVAPEHRLPQLNTVRIPEGVDEAAVRARMLERWDLEIGAGLGPLKGQVWRIGLMGASASPWHVRLCLTALADALSAQGREVDLDAALAAASERLG, encoded by the coding sequence ATGCAGAGCTTCCAGCCGCCGAGGCGCATCCTCATGGGGCCGGGCCCCTCCGACGTCAGCCCGCGGGTGCTCGCGGCCCTGGCCCGCCCGACAGTCGGCCACCTGGACCCCGCCTTCCAGGACCTGATGGAAGAGATCAAGGCCGCCCTGGCGCGCCTCTTCAACGCCCCGGGCCATGCCTGTGTCCCCCTGCCGGCGCCCGGCACGGCGGGCATGGAGGCGGCGCTCATGAACCTGCTGGAGCCGGGGGACCGGGCGGTCATCGCCGTCAACGGGGTCTTCGGCGGCCGCATGGTCGACATGGCCGGCCGCGCCGGCGCCGAGGTGGTGCGGGTCGACGCCCCCTGGGGCCAGCCCGTCGATGTCGCCGCCGTCGAGGCCGCCCTCGCCTCGGGCCCGGCCAAGGTCCTGGCCTTTGTCCATGCCGAAACGTCCACCGGCGTGCGCTCCGACGCCGCCGCCCTCTGCGCCCTGGCCCGTCGCCACGGCGCCCTTTCCATCGTCGACTGCGTCACCTCCCTGGGCGGGGTTCCGGTCGATGCGGCGGCCTGGGACGCCGACGTCCTCTACTCGGGCACCCAGAAGTGCCTCTCGGCGCCCCCCGGACTGTCCCCGGTGGCCTTCTCCCCCCGGGCCCTTGAGGCCGTAGCCGCCCGGAAGAGCCCGGTCCGGAACTGGCTCCTCGATGTCAGCCTGCTCATGAGCTACTGGGGCGGCGAGGGCGGCCGCACCTATCACCACACCGCCCCGATCAACGCCCTCTACGGCCTGCACGAATCCCTCGTGGCCCTGTTCGAGGAGGGCCAGCAGGCCGTCTTCGTCCGCCACGCCCGGATGCATGAGGCCCTGGTCGCCGGCCTGGAGGCCCTTGGCCTGGAGATGCTGGTCGCCCCGGAACACCGCCTTCCCCAGCTCAATACCGTCCGGATCCCCGAGGGTGTCGACGAGGCCGCCGTCCGCGCCCGCATGCTCGAGCGCTGGGACCTGGAGATCGGCGCCGGCCTCGGGCCCCTGAAGGGCCAGGTCTGGCGGATCGGCCTCATGGGCGCCTCCGCCTCCCCCTGGCACGTCCGGCTCTGCCTGACCGCCCTGGCCGACGCCCTGTCAGCCCAGGGCCGGGAGGTCGACCTCGACGCCGCCCTGGCCGCCGCCTCCGAGCGACTGGGCTGA